A segment of the Allosaccharopolyspora coralli genome:
CGCCACGACCAGCACCACGACCGCGACGAGATCCGCTCTGGTGCGCCGTTCCGGCCCTGCCACAGTCACGTCCCCCGGCACTTCCTCGTCCGCTATTCCTTCGCCGAGCTTAGAGGGTGCCCGGAGTGATCTGGGTCGGTGGTTCCGTGGCGGAACCATCCCGGATGTCCTCTCAGCTCAGAGGGCGTTTGGAACTGAGGTGGGTGCTCCGGTACCGCCGTCCCAGTTCGTGCCTCGCGGCGTTGGGGTCCTCTTGAGTACCAGGCGTACGCGGCGAGAACCCCTGCCTTGCGAGGCACGAACTGGGACGCCGGAGCCCCTCACCGTGCCCCGGCTGATCACGTATGACCGTGCCCTACGGGCACACAAGCAAATGTCCTCTCAGACCCGACTCGACGCCGCTGTGCCCCGGGGTGCGCGCACACAAGCGAACGCCCCGAGGCTGCGTGGGCCTCGAGGCGTTCGACCGGTCAAGCGGTGGTGGTCATTCCGCTGCGGGAGCGGAGTTGCCGCCCCGGCCGGAACCACCCCGGCGACGACGGCGACGCGGACGGTCCGAACCGGGCGCCTCCTGCTGGCCGGAGCCGTTCGAGGTCGCGGCCTCCGACGGCGCCTTGGCGTCCTCCGCGTTCGCGCCGCCGCGAGTGCGACGCCGCTTGCGTCGACCCGCCGGACGGCTCTCGCCTGCTTCGCCGTTCTGTTTGGACTCGCCACCTCGGCCGCGTCCACGGCGGCGTGGCGCGCGTTTCGCGTCCTCGTCCGGCTCCGACGACAGTCCCGACCGGGTGCGCTGCGAGAGCGGCAGCCGACCACTGGCGTCCGAAGGGATGTCGAGGTCGGTGTAGAGGTGCGGCGACGTGGAGTAGGTCTCCACCGGCTGCGGCTTGCCGAGGTCGAGCGCGTCGCTGATGAGCTTCCAGCGGGGCTCCTCGTCCCAGTCGACGAGCGTGATCGCCACACCGGTCTTGCCCGCTCGGCCGGTGCGGCCGATGCGGTGCACGTAGGTCTTCTCGTCGTCCGGGCACTGCAGGTTGATCACGTGTGTGACGTCCTCGACGTCGATGCCGCGAGCCGCCACGTCGGTGGCCACCAGAATGTCGACCTTGCCGCCTCGGAACGCCCGGAGTGCCTGCTCGCGGGCGCCCTGGCCGAGGTCGCCGTGCACCGCGGCCGACGCGAACCCGCGCTCGGCGAGATCGTCGGCGAGGCGCTGCGCGGTCCGCTTCGTCCGGCTGAAGATCATCGTCAGTCCGCGGTCGGTGGCCTGCAGTGCCCGCGCGAGCAGTTCGGTCTTGTCCATCGCGTGCGCGCGGTAGACGAACTGCTCGGTGCGCTCGTGCACCGCGCCCGCGTCGGCCTGCTCGGCACGGATGTGGGTGGGCTGCTGCAGGAAAGTGCGGGCCAGGTTGATGATCGGCCCCGGCATCGTCGCCGAGAACAGCATCGTCTGCCGCTGCTCGGGCACCATCCGCAGGATCCGCTCGATGTCCGGCAGGAAGCCGAGGTCGAGCATCTCGTCGGCCTCGTCGAGCACCAGCCCGTTGACCTTGCCGAGCACCAGGTGCTGCTGTTCGGCGAGGTCGAGCAGCCGACCCGGCGTGCCGATGACGACGTCGACGCCCTTCTGCAGCGCCTCGATCTGCGGTTCGTACGGCCTGCCGCCGTAGACCGCGAGGGTGCGCACACCCAGGTGCTTGCCCGCGTCCGTCAGGTCCCGGGTGACCTGCACACACAGCTCACGGGTCGGGACCACGACGAGTACCTGCGGCGTGCCGTCGCCCGGGTTCTGGACCCGCTGCAGCAGCGGCACACCGAAGCCCAGGGTCTTGCCGGTGCCGGTGCGCGCCTGCCCGATCAGGTCTTCGCCCCGCAACGCCAGCGGCAGCGTGAGTTCCTGGATGGCGAACGTGTGCTCGATGCCGGCCTGCGAGAGCGCCCGCACGATCTCGGACTTCACGCCCAGTTCTGCGAACGTCGGCGTCGCGGGTGCGGCGCCCTCGGCGTGCAGGTGCCGGACCTGATCGACGTCGACGTCCTCGCCGCCGGTCTCGGCGTGCTCGAGGGCGTGCTTGTCTGTCGTGTCGGGCTTCGCGGTCGGGCTGGTCTCGGGGGCCGGGGTGTCGTCTACGGAGCTCTCGGAGCCCCGGTTGTTCGTGATCGTCAGGGTGATCGCCTCTCTCGTACCTGCGCGCACGGATCGGTGTCACCCATGATCGGGACACTCGGGACGGGACGAACTCCGGCCATCGACCGCGTCGTACGGCGGTCGGGAACTATGCTCGAAGTCACCGTCGTAATGGTGCGCGCCCTTGTTCACGTCAGCGGCCCACGCCGCTGTCAGGTCTGTTCGTACCGGAGTCGTCGAGCGCGGGGACGGTTCCTCGTGCCGGCACCCACCGGGTCGGTGGACCGTGTCACGGGCTGCGTTCGCGCCGACGGTGTTCCCGGGTCCGCCCGATCGCGGGCGCCTCCTTCGACCTGCGACGATCCGTCGGAGACGGTGTCGCAGAGGACCCTCGTGGATGATCCTCGACGGCCCGTTGCGCGGGCTCCGCGACGATCGCACCGCCTGACGCCGGTACTCCTCCACGTTCCAGGATACCTGCCGTCCGGAGGATCGTGCGCGACCCGACCCGGTGCGGGTGTCGAGCGATAGGCTCCGGGCCATGAACGAGGCTGAGCGAAGCGGTACGTCGACACCGGCCACGACGAGCACGGACATGGGGGACAAGTACGAGGAAGGTGTCGTCGACCTGCTGGCCGCACTCGCCTACGGCGAGTTGTCCGCGTTCGACCGTTTGGCCGAGGACGCCCGCGCCGCACCCACCCTGACCGGGCGGGCGGCGCTGGCCAAGATGGCGGCCGCCGAGATGGGGCACTACCGGGTGCTCGAAGAACAACTCGCCCGGCGTGGCGCCACTGTCGAGACCAAGATGCAGCCGTTCGTGCAAGCCTTCGACGACTTCAACGAATCCACCGCCCCGCACTCCTGGCACGAATCGCTGGTCAAGGCTTACGTCGGTGACGGGCTCGCCGCCGATTTCTACCGCGAGATCGCCGAATGGCTCGATCCGGAGACCAAACGGATCGTGCTGTCGGTCGTCGACGACACCGGCCACTCCGCCTTCGCCGAACGCGAGGTCCTCGCCGCTTGCGCCGACGACCGGACCCTGCGCGACAAGCTCGCGCTCTGGGGTCGCAGGCTGCTGGGCGAGGCGGTCACCCAGGCGCAGCGGGTCGCGGCGGAACGGGACGCGCTCTCCGAGCTGATCATCCGCGGGTCCGGGGACCTCACCGGCATCGCGACGCTGTTCCGGAAGCTGCAGTCCAACCACACGAAACGCATGCAACGCCTCGGCCTGGCCTGAGCCCGGGTTCGCGCCGGCGAGTGCTTCCCCCACCCGCCCACCGAGGCGAACGGCACGTTCGCCTCGTCTCATGGGGCGAAAGTGCCGTTCGCCTCGATGGGGCGTGTGGGGTGAGCGGCACGTTCGCCTCGTGTGGTGGGGCGAAAGTGCCGTTCGCCTCAAATTGAGCCCCCGGAGCCTCCGGAGCCCCCGGAGCCGCCGCGACGCCTCAGCCGCTGGGGCTGCTCGAGTCTCCGGGGGTGCCCGAGTCTCCGGAGCTGCCGGCCCGCACCGTCGAGACGAACTCCTGGAAGTCCGCGCGGACCGAATCGAACTGTTCGCTAGGCGCCGTCATCGCCAGCCGCACGACCGCGCGCACGCCAGGATCCCGCTCATCGGGCATGGCCAGATACACCTGGCACTGCACCAGTTCCCGTGTCGTCTCGCCGATCACGGCGGAG
Coding sequences within it:
- a CDS encoding DEAD/DEAH box helicase; translated protein: MRAGTREAITLTITNNRGSESSVDDTPAPETSPTAKPDTTDKHALEHAETGGEDVDVDQVRHLHAEGAAPATPTFAELGVKSEIVRALSQAGIEHTFAIQELTLPLALRGEDLIGQARTGTGKTLGFGVPLLQRVQNPGDGTPQVLVVVPTRELCVQVTRDLTDAGKHLGVRTLAVYGGRPYEPQIEALQKGVDVVIGTPGRLLDLAEQQHLVLGKVNGLVLDEADEMLDLGFLPDIERILRMVPEQRQTMLFSATMPGPIINLARTFLQQPTHIRAEQADAGAVHERTEQFVYRAHAMDKTELLARALQATDRGLTMIFSRTKRTAQRLADDLAERGFASAAVHGDLGQGAREQALRAFRGGKVDILVATDVAARGIDVEDVTHVINLQCPDDEKTYVHRIGRTGRAGKTGVAITLVDWDEEPRWKLISDALDLGKPQPVETYSTSPHLYTDLDIPSDASGRLPLSQRTRSGLSSEPDEDAKRAPRRRGRGRGGESKQNGEAGESRPAGRRKRRRTRGGANAEDAKAPSEAATSNGSGQQEAPGSDRPRRRRRRGGSGRGGNSAPAAE
- a CDS encoding ferritin-like fold-containing protein, coding for MGDKYEEGVVDLLAALAYGELSAFDRLAEDARAAPTLTGRAALAKMAAAEMGHYRVLEEQLARRGATVETKMQPFVQAFDDFNESTAPHSWHESLVKAYVGDGLAADFYREIAEWLDPETKRIVLSVVDDTGHSAFAEREVLAACADDRTLRDKLALWGRRLLGEAVTQAQRVAAERDALSELIIRGSGDLTGIATLFRKLQSNHTKRMQRLGLA